From Azospirillum brasilense:
TGATGGCCCCGCCCGTCTCTGCGCAGGAGCCCTGGACCGGCTTCAGGTCGGTCAGCTTGGACCCCATGGTCTTGACGATCCGCCAGCCGCCGAACAGCGTGCCCAGCCCCATCGCGGCCTGACAGGTGATGACCACCCAGAAGGGCACGTGGAAGGTCGGCCCCAGCAGCCCCTGGGAAAAGAGCAGGACGGCGATGATGCCCATGGTCTTCTGCGCGTCGTTGCCACCGTGCCCCAGGCTGTAGAGCGCGGCGGAGCCGATCTGCAGGTGGCGGAACAGCCGGTCGACCGCGAAGGGCGTGGTGCGCCGGAACAGCCAGGACACCGCCACGATCATCACGCTGGCCAGCAGGAAGCCGACCACCGGCGAGACGACGATGGCCGCGGCGGTCTTCGCCAGACCCGACACCACCACGGCGTCCAGCCCGGCCTTCGCCACGCCGGCCCCGACGAGGCCGCCGATCAGCGCGTGGGAGGAACTGGACGGGATGCCCAGCCACCAGGTGAAGACGTTCCAGACGATGGCGCCCATCAGCGCGCCGAAGATGACGTGCGGGTCCACCACCCCCGCTCCGACGATGCCGGTGCCGATGGTGGTCGCCACATGCAGCCCGAAGAACAGGAAGGCGATGAAGTTGAAGAAGGCGGCCATGGCGACGGCGGTCCGCGGCGACAGCACGCGGGTGGAGACGACCGTTGCGATGGAGTTGGCCGCGTCGTGCAGCCCGTTGAGGAAATCGAAGAGGAGGGCGACGCCGATCAGCCCGATGAGGATGGGCAGGGCGAGGGTAGCGGCTTCCATGGGATCAGACCTGTTCGACGATGATGCCGTCGATGGTGTCGGCCACGTCCTCGCACGCATCGAGCACGCGTTCCAGCAGCTCGATGATCTCGCGTTGAAGGGCGTGGCGATGGGTGAT
This genomic window contains:
- a CDS encoding inorganic phosphate transporter, yielding MEAATLALPILIGLIGVALLFDFLNGLHDAANSIATVVSTRVLSPRTAVAMAAFFNFIAFLFFGLHVATTIGTGIVGAGVVDPHVIFGALMGAIVWNVFTWWLGIPSSSSHALIGGLVGAGVAKAGLDAVVVSGLAKTAAAIVVSPVVGFLLASVMIVAVSWLFRRTTPFAVDRLFRHLQIGSAALYSLGHGGNDAQKTMGIIAVLLFSQGLLGPTFHVPFWVVITCQAAMGLGTLFGGWRIVKTMGSKLTDLKPVQGSCAETGGAITLFVATWLGVPVSTTHTITGAIIGVGAARRTSAVRWGLAQGIVMAWVITLPATAVVGALFYELSLALW